A stretch of DNA from Candidatus Goldiibacteriota bacterium:
TGCCTTTTGACCCTGTGATGAAGGCGATAAGCGAGCCGTTTGACTGGCTTATATCGGGATTGATATGCATTATTTCGGCGGCTTTCGGGGCGTGGTTTCCCGCTTCGCGCGCCGCAAAGACGGATATAATACACGCGTTAAAAAGAGGCGTTAAGTAAGCGCGGGTTTAATGAAAAAACTATAATGGAGGACTTTATGAAAAAATTACTGTTTGTCATGGCAGTGCTGCTTGCGGCATCCGGGCTTTTTGCCGCTGACGCGAAATATTCAAAAGAGCTTGCAAAAGAACTTTTAAAATCCACGGATGACTCTTTGTATCCAAAGATTTTTAAATCGGTAATGAGTATGAAGACTATAAGGCCGGGCAGGAAAGCTTTGTCCTACACGTATCTTATCCACTCCAAAGGCACGGATAAAGCGCTTATGGAAATTACGGCGCCTGCAAGGGATAAAGGAAAAAAGATACTTATGACAGGCGATAATTTATGGATGTATGTGCCGGCTGTGTCCAGGCCTGTGCGCTTGAGCAAAAAGGATTCTTTTATGGGCAGCTCTTTCAGTAATGAAGACCTTATGAATTCCACGATGGCGGATGACTATGAACCGGTTATAAAGGATAACAAAGGCGATTTATACCTGCTTGAACTTACGGCAAAAAGGCCGGATGTGGCTTACGCAAGAATTGAAATCTGGGTAAACAGGGCGCTTATGGTGCCGACCGAGGCTTCTTATTTCGGTATGTCCGGCAAACTTATGAAAAAAATGACTTTTGACAAAGTGGGGGAAATGGCGGGATTAAAAAGGCCGCTTCACATGAAAATGGAAGATGTCCTTGAGAGGGGAGCTTATACGGAAGTGGATTTTATATCCATGGAAGAATTAAAGTCGCTGCCTGATTACAAGTTTGACCAGACACAGATGGCAAAATAAAAAACATTATTTATTCAGGATATTTAAGAGGTTAATATTTTGGAGGTAACAATGAAAAGGTTTCTATTTTTATTAGCGGTTTTAATACCTGCAGCGGGTGTAAACGCGGCTGATTTTGACATGTCTTTGGAACTGGAAAGTTCCTATTTAAGGGGTTATTACAGGCAGGCTTTAATAAGCGGGCCTTATGTAATCCCGCAGACGCCTGTATCTGCTGTTGAACAGAAAGCGGAGCTGACCCTTACAAAAGAACTTGATGATGTAAAATTGAATTTTAACGGCGAGATGAAGTTAAATGAAAACAGTGTAAGCACAGCTGTTAATTACGCGTACGCGGGCCTGTCAAACGGGCCGTTTACCGCGTCATTTGGAAAACAGCGGGTAAGATGGGGCACAGGGTATATGTGGAATCCTTCCGATGTCCTGCAGCTACCTAAAAACGCGCTTGATCCTGAAGGTACGGTGGAAGGCACTTACAGCGCAAGGCTTGAATACTCCGGTGAATTCTTTACGCCGTCGGTAATTGTATCGGCAGTGTCTGCCGATGATGAAGGGGCGCTTGAAAACAGCATATCATATGCCTTTCAGCTGTATAAACTTGTGGGTACTGCCGATATCTTTATAAACGGCGCGTACCTGAATGATTATGTTGAAAGCGTTGGTGCTGCAATATCCTGGGACGCGGATATTTTTGTAGTTAATCTGGAAGGCGCGGCAATAAGATATTTGTCAAACGCGCCTAATGTGATGCATGTTTTAAAACCGCGTGACACCGGTAAGTTCAAGCTGGGCATAACAGCCGGGCTTTCAAAAAGGCTCTCTGATTCATTTTTTATCTCCGTGGAGTATTATTATAACGGCTGGGGATTGAACAACGCGGATTATGCCGAAGCTGCCGCGGAGGTTTTGGATAGTGATTCATATATGGGAATTTCCCGCGGGCTTATGGCGTGGCCAAAACGCAATTACGCGGGGGCAAGTTTAAGTTATACCTGGCTTGATACAATTACTTTAACAGCCGCCGGTATTTACGGCGCGGATGACGGCGCGGTTTACGCGTTTCCGGCGTTAACGTGGAATCCATCTGAAAATTACGGTTTTACCGCGGAACTTTTATACAATTTCTGCGATTCAAGAAGCGCGCAGGGAGTGCTGTTAAATCCGGTGCGGTCGGTTTTAAATCTGAAGTTTAATGCATACTTCTAAGAGGTGAAAAAATGGGAAATATAATTGAAATTAAAGATGCAAAGAAAGATTATCAGCTGGGAAAGACGACTGTGTCCGCGTTAAAAGGCGTTAACCTTAACGTTAAAGAGGGAGAGTTTATGTCTATTGTGGGGCCGTCAGGTTCGGGCAAGACAACCCTTTTAAATCTTATAGGGTGCCTTGATTCGCCTACAAGCGGGCTTGTAAAACTTTTTGGCGACCACGATGTTTCCAAACTTAGCGACAAACATGCAACAGAGTTAAGAAGGGACAGGATTGGTTTTATTTTTCAGACGTTTAACTTAATACCGGTGCTTAACGTATCGGAAAATATTGAATTCCCGCTTATTATACAGGGAGTGAAAGCTGAAGAAAGAAAGAAAAGGGTAGCGGATATTATAGAAGATGTGGGTCTGCAGGAATTTGTGGGGCATAAGCCCGACGAACTGTCCGGCGGGCAGCGCCAGCGTATAGCTGTCGCGCGCGCGCTTATAACAAACCCCAAACTTGTCCTTGCGGACGAACCTACGGCAAACCTTGACAAGGAAAACGGCCTGAATATTCTTGCTATCATGAAGCACATGAACGAAGAACACGGCGTGACATTTGTATTTTCCACCCACGACCAGCGCGTCATGGAACACGCCAAAAGGGTGGTTGTCCTGGAAGACGGGGTTGTTACAAAGGACACTGTCTGTTAAGCAGTTATTTGTTTTAATAATGTAGAGGCGCAATATATTGCGCCTCGTTTTTGTTTGATGTATTTGAATTTGTAGGGATGGCTGCTTAAATGCGGGCGTTGCCATCGCATTTACGCTGTCCGGCTCTTTTTTAATTTTGGGCATGTGTATTTTTTTAGGGGGCGGCAGTTGGTTGGGATTTGTATTGGTAGACGCGGGTCTTTAGCCCGCGGCAGTTGATTTTATAAGGGTTATGTATATTTTTTCAGTTCGCGCCGCAAATTGGTAATCTTGCAGGCAAACAAGCCTGAAATCGCGGGTTAGGTTAACGTCATTGGCGGCCGGGAACTAGCGGCATATACGAATCTGCCGGCGCTGCATTAAATCTGTATTGATGTATACACAGTTACTTTGCGCGGCGCTTCTGAAAAAACACACATAACCCTTTTTTAATAATTAGCGGCAACTTAACCTGTTCTATCGGGTTTTCTGTTTGTTTTTCTTGCTTACAGCCTTAAAATCATATAAAATAATAACATTATTGCTTGTTTTATATTACTTTACCTTTGGAGACGCATGAAAACATACCTTAGAATGCTGCAATATGTGAAGCCATATCTTGCCCGTAT
This window harbors:
- a CDS encoding outer membrane lipoprotein-sorting protein translates to MKKLLFVMAVLLAASGLFAADAKYSKELAKELLKSTDDSLYPKIFKSVMSMKTIRPGRKALSYTYLIHSKGTDKALMEITAPARDKGKKILMTGDNLWMYVPAVSRPVRLSKKDSFMGSSFSNEDLMNSTMADDYEPVIKDNKGDLYLLELTAKRPDVAYARIEIWVNRALMVPTEASYFGMSGKLMKKMTFDKVGEMAGLKRPLHMKMEDVLERGAYTEVDFISMEELKSLPDYKFDQTQMAK
- a CDS encoding ABC transporter ATP-binding protein, whose protein sequence is MGNIIEIKDAKKDYQLGKTTVSALKGVNLNVKEGEFMSIVGPSGSGKTTLLNLIGCLDSPTSGLVKLFGDHDVSKLSDKHATELRRDRIGFIFQTFNLIPVLNVSENIEFPLIIQGVKAEERKKRVADIIEDVGLQEFVGHKPDELSGGQRQRIAVARALITNPKLVLADEPTANLDKENGLNILAIMKHMNEEHGVTFVFSTHDQRVMEHAKRVVVLEDGVVTKDTVC